Proteins encoded within one genomic window of Deferribacter autotrophicus:
- a CDS encoding poly-beta-1,6-N-acetyl-D-glucosamine N-deacetylase PgaB, protein MKKIILFFLFIFLNTTFLYAKIVLVNNDIPKIVGVQVFNMQKIYKNNLDEYFSLLKNAGVNTVFIRVFQNDGDRYHYGIKTACRNGLYFKFDNVCTVYDILPEFIKYGKKYNIKIYAWIGTRKLSFLVDKYGKNKTFYLSSNNKRDGYGVDIFSPNIYKELLSIFKKLATYDIDGILLQDDYILRIDESASFDALTKYLIDYDRYLSSNYVFSSLPEDYFIWKKDYLADLLNKIKWEVKKINPKIKFAVNIYYESLLDKNKGIKWYGQSVDTYDKMGFTYFASMLYSEQIKEEMKLDNYNYLKMLDNILSKWSNKISPSYRFVTKLQIRDFKNKTKIDKSFFKNICGLIKNYNVSYVLVPFEDLSDLEYICK, encoded by the coding sequence ATGAAAAAAATTATTTTATTTTTTTTATTTATTTTTTTAAACACTACATTTCTTTATGCAAAAATTGTTTTGGTTAATAATGATATCCCTAAAATTGTGGGTGTTCAAGTATTTAATATGCAAAAAATTTATAAGAATAATTTAGATGAATATTTTTCTTTATTAAAAAATGCGGGGGTAAACACTGTTTTCATTCGTGTATTTCAAAACGATGGTGACAGATATCATTATGGTATAAAAACTGCTTGCAGAAACGGATTGTATTTTAAGTTTGATAATGTATGTACGGTCTATGATATTTTACCTGAGTTTATAAAATACGGCAAAAAATACAATATTAAGATATATGCATGGATAGGGACAAGAAAACTTTCATTTTTAGTTGATAAATATGGGAAAAATAAAACTTTTTATTTATCTAGCAACAATAAAAGAGACGGATATGGAGTAGATATTTTTTCACCAAACATTTACAAAGAATTACTTTCAATTTTTAAAAAATTAGCAACATATGATATAGATGGTATTTTGTTGCAGGATGATTATATATTAAGAATAGATGAGTCAGCAAGTTTTGATGCTTTAACAAAATATTTAATTGATTATGATAGATATTTGTCTTCAAATTATGTTTTCTCTTCTTTACCAGAAGATTATTTTATCTGGAAAAAAGATTATCTTGCGGATTTGTTAAATAAAATAAAATGGGAAGTTAAAAAGATAAATCCTAAAATAAAGTTTGCAGTAAACATTTACTACGAATCGTTATTAGACAAAAATAAAGGAATAAAATGGTATGGACAGAGTGTTGATACTTATGATAAAATGGGCTTTACATACTTTGCATCAATGCTTTACAGTGAACAGATTAAAGAAGAAATGAAATTAGACAATTATAATTATTTGAAAATGCTAGATAATATTTTATCTAAATGGTCAAATAAAATATCTCCTTCTTATCGTTTTGTTACAAAACTCCAAATAAGAGACTTTAAAAATAAAACAAAAATTGATAAAAGTTTTTTTAAAAATATTTGTGGATTAATTAAAAATTATAATGTAAGTTATGTTCTTGTACCTTTTGAAGATTTGAGTGATTTAGAATATATATGTAAATAA
- the hemG gene encoding protoporphyrinogen oxidase — MRIGIVGGGISGISVAFWLEYFAKEKNESLEIYLFEKNSKLGGTIDTFKQNGFTIESGPNGFLDSKPSTVMLFEKAGLKQNLLPSNEKAKKRFIMRDGKLHKLPEKPNEFFSSKLLTFKGKLRVVCELFIPQKKDNYDETIAEFAKRRLGKEALDYLISPMVSGVFAGDPEKLSLKSCFPVIYDLEKEYGGLFKALFKKKGKKSGPAGPGGNLTSYKGGLINGINDLASKLENTKILLNSPVDKVIKENNKFIIFSNGNKYDFDKIIITSPAYISAKFLEPLSKDLSNELSKIHYAPAFVIGFGFKSDDVVDSLDGFGYLIPVNEKRKILGALFTSSIFPERAPSNHKLIRVIMGGDKNRWILNHTPEELKEIALEEIKDTLGIKSRPLIYKYFLWEKAIPQYYQGHNEIVDKVDAICKQIEGIYIGGNLLHGIGINDCTKRSYDIAKEVFL, encoded by the coding sequence ATGAGAATAGGTATTGTTGGAGGAGGAATCTCTGGCATTTCAGTTGCATTCTGGTTAGAATATTTTGCAAAAGAAAAAAATGAAAGTTTGGAAATTTATCTTTTTGAAAAGAATTCCAAACTTGGTGGTACTATTGATACTTTCAAGCAAAATGGTTTTACTATAGAGTCTGGTCCCAATGGGTTTTTAGATAGCAAACCATCAACTGTTATGCTTTTTGAAAAGGCAGGTCTTAAACAAAATCTATTACCAAGTAACGAAAAAGCAAAAAAAAGATTTATAATGAGAGACGGAAAACTTCATAAATTACCAGAAAAACCTAATGAATTTTTCTCATCAAAATTGTTAACTTTTAAAGGAAAATTAAGAGTTGTTTGCGAGCTGTTTATCCCACAGAAAAAAGATAATTATGATGAAACAATTGCTGAGTTTGCTAAGAGGAGATTGGGAAAAGAGGCTCTCGATTATTTGATTTCACCAATGGTCTCAGGAGTATTCGCAGGAGATCCTGAAAAATTAAGTCTCAAATCCTGCTTCCCTGTTATTTACGATTTGGAAAAGGAATATGGTGGACTTTTTAAAGCATTATTCAAGAAAAAAGGGAAAAAAAGTGGTCCTGCAGGTCCAGGAGGAAACCTCACATCATATAAAGGGGGGCTTATAAACGGAATAAATGATCTTGCATCAAAATTAGAAAACACTAAAATTTTGTTAAACAGTCCTGTTGATAAAGTTATAAAAGAAAATAATAAGTTTATAATCTTTTCTAACGGTAATAAATATGATTTTGATAAAATTATAATAACTTCTCCAGCATATATTTCTGCAAAATTCTTAGAACCATTAAGTAAAGATTTGTCTAATGAATTATCAAAAATCCATTACGCTCCAGCATTTGTCATTGGTTTTGGATTTAAGTCTGATGATGTGGTAGATTCTCTTGATGGTTTTGGATATTTAATTCCTGTAAATGAAAAGAGAAAGATTTTAGGTGCGTTGTTTACATCTTCTATTTTTCCTGAAAGAGCACCATCAAATCATAAACTTATTAGAGTAATTATGGGTGGAGACAAAAATAGGTGGATTTTAAATCATACACCCGAAGAATTAAAAGAAATAGCATTGGAAGAGATTAAAGATACTCTTGGAATAAAAAGCCGTCCATTGATATACAAATATTTTTTATGGGAGAAAGCAATACCTCAATATTATCAAGGGCACAATGAAATTGTAGATAAAGTTGATGCTATATGCAAACAGATTGAAGGAATCTATATCGGCGGAAATCTACTTCATGGAATAGGGATAAATGACTGCACAAAAAGAAGTTATGATATAGCAAAGGAGGTATTTTTATAG
- a CDS encoding RrF2 family transcriptional regulator, with protein MKITRATDYALRVMVFLAKAEKGKVFMRSELSKYCEVPDSFLGKILQVLAKKGLLVSGKGKKGGFKLEKKPDEITLYDIISAVDGEVFINECLDNPKFCSKADSCSINNILNNIKIKFVNDLKSYTLKDFL; from the coding sequence ATGAAGATTACAAGAGCAACAGATTATGCCCTTAGAGTGATGGTTTTTCTTGCAAAAGCTGAAAAAGGGAAAGTTTTTATGCGTAGTGAGCTTTCCAAATACTGTGAAGTACCTGACAGCTTCCTTGGAAAAATTCTGCAAGTTTTAGCAAAAAAAGGGTTATTAGTGTCAGGTAAAGGGAAAAAAGGTGGTTTCAAATTAGAAAAAAAACCTGATGAAATTACCTTATATGATATAATTTCTGCAGTTGATGGAGAAGTATTTATTAATGAGTGTCTTGATAATCCAAAATTTTGTAGTAAAGCTGATAGCTGTAGTATAAACAACATCTTAAATAATATTAAAATTAAGTTTGTTAATGATTTGAAAAGTTATACTTTAAAAGATTTTCTATAA
- a CDS encoding N-acetyltransferase: MVRNAIMKDAKIIQQLVNSYAKNGEMLPLSINEVYENILKYFVYEEDDKIYGCCALFPSWEDLAEIRSLAVFQNEHKRGIGRILVEHCIKKAKELGITKVFALTYKVEFFEKLGFKIIDKEKLPKKIWSDCLKCSKFPDCDEIAVIKEI; the protein is encoded by the coding sequence ATGGTTAGAAACGCTATAATGAAGGATGCAAAAATAATACAGCAGTTAGTTAATAGTTACGCAAAAAATGGAGAAATGCTTCCTCTTAGCATAAATGAGGTATATGAAAATATCTTAAAATATTTTGTATATGAAGAAGATGATAAAATTTACGGTTGTTGTGCGCTTTTCCCATCATGGGAAGATTTGGCAGAAATTAGATCTTTAGCAGTATTTCAAAATGAGCATAAAAGAGGGATTGGTAGGATTCTAGTTGAACACTGTATAAAAAAAGCTAAAGAGCTAGGTATCACTAAGGTATTTGCTCTTACTTATAAGGTTGAATTCTTTGAAAAATTAGGATTTAAGATTATAGATAAAGAGAAATTACCAAAAAAGATTTGGTCTGATTGTTTAAAATGTTCAAAATTTCCTGACTGTGATGAGATTGCTGTAATTAAGGAGATTTAA
- a CDS encoding TldD/PmbA family protein: MNYLELIEIVKHGYDKINIYVEDAESFKITVKMGEIEDLKTYKSREHYIRVLHDGKLCTYRVSGSNLEVIKESFGKIKGLFDYLKPDKNIDFPKMNKFNENLFIRDEIFEKLDHNKHLTTALEIEANALNYSNYIKNVRHTTFSSTLEKIYIINSDGDVVSQESTYFSGSTYVVADNGKDSQSGYDFSVTRFYDDFDYNLVGVRAAESAVRLLNAKKLNSGKYYLVFENTVMAEFLDLIADLVNAENIIKNKSFLKEKLGKKIASSVLTIYDDTKLERGVGSYYFDDEGVVGGKTDIISEGELKSYLHNSYTSKKLNTKNTGNASLSSSGKIEISSSNFIVKEGEKELQSEITKYNDVLLITDVMGMHMADPISGEFSVGINGIYYKNGEAVTPFKEMVLTANLKELLENCAVIFNDIRDFGGIITPSVMFDKFPVSGS; encoded by the coding sequence ATGAATTATCTCGAATTAATTGAAATAGTAAAGCATGGTTATGATAAAATTAACATATATGTTGAAGACGCAGAAAGCTTTAAGATAACTGTAAAAATGGGGGAAATTGAAGATTTAAAAACATATAAAAGTCGAGAACATTATATTAGAGTTTTGCATGATGGTAAACTTTGTACATATAGAGTCTCCGGATCAAACCTAGAAGTTATTAAAGAAAGCTTTGGTAAAATAAAAGGTCTATTTGATTATTTAAAACCTGATAAAAACATTGATTTTCCAAAAATGAATAAATTTAATGAAAATTTATTTATTAGAGATGAGATCTTTGAAAAATTAGATCATAATAAACATTTGACAACAGCATTAGAAATTGAAGCAAACGCTTTAAATTATAGCAATTATATAAAGAATGTAAGGCATACTACTTTTTCTTCTACATTGGAAAAAATATATATAATAAATTCTGATGGGGATGTTGTTTCTCAAGAATCCACATATTTTTCTGGCTCTACATATGTGGTAGCTGATAACGGAAAAGATTCTCAAAGTGGCTATGATTTTTCTGTTACAAGATTTTATGATGATTTTGATTATAATCTTGTAGGTGTTAGAGCTGCAGAGTCAGCTGTAAGGCTTCTCAATGCTAAGAAACTAAATAGCGGTAAATATTATCTTGTGTTTGAAAACACTGTTATGGCAGAATTCCTTGATTTAATAGCAGACTTAGTAAATGCTGAAAATATAATCAAAAACAAAAGCTTTTTAAAAGAAAAACTTGGAAAAAAAATAGCAAGTAGTGTTCTTACAATTTATGATGATACAAAGTTAGAAAGAGGTGTAGGAAGCTATTATTTTGATGATGAAGGGGTTGTTGGTGGTAAAACTGATATAATCTCAGAAGGTGAATTGAAAAGCTATTTACATAATAGTTATACATCTAAAAAATTGAACACTAAAAATACTGGTAACGCATCATTGAGCAGTAGTGGAAAAATAGAAATTTCCTCTTCAAATTTCATCGTAAAAGAAGGTGAAAAAGAGTTGCAATCAGAAATCACAAAATATAATGATGTGCTTTTAATAACCGATGTGATGGGTATGCACATGGCAGACCCCATAAGTGGGGAATTTTCTGTGGGAATAAACGGTATTTATTATAAAAATGGTGAAGCTGTAACCCCCTTTAAAGAGATGGTGTTAACAGCTAACCTTAAAGAATTACTTGAAAATTGTGCTGTAATCTTTAATGATATAAGGGATTTTGGTGGAATTATTACTCCTTCTGTAATGTTTGATAAATTCCCTGTGAGCGGTAGCTAA
- the prfB gene encoding peptide chain release factor 2 → MIIEELMETLEKIDENINSFKKVVNKEEIEGKIAEIDKKSMEDPDFWSKKESKQLLKEQSALKKFLAEWEELITLRDDIDVLIELYKEGSEEVEPDLIEGIENLKKKVTDFELKLILSGEHDINNAIVTIHAGAGGTEACDWVSMLFRMYTRWVERKKYKYEILDMLPGDEAGIKSITFNVIGEYSYGYLKGESGVHRLVRISPFDSNNRRHTSFASVFVLPEIEEDIEIEINESDLKIETFRASGAGGQHVNTTDSAVRITHLPTGIVVTCQNERSQHKNKAHAMKILKAKLYEYEMEKRNKEKEKLESSKTEIGWGNQIRSYVMHPYKMVKDLRTRYETGNVDAVMDGDIDDFIREYLLTEAGITKDVDKD, encoded by the coding sequence ATGATTATAGAAGAGTTGATGGAAACGTTAGAAAAGATAGATGAAAATATTAATTCTTTTAAAAAAGTCGTAAACAAAGAGGAAATAGAAGGGAAAATTGCTGAAATTGATAAAAAATCGATGGAAGATCCTGATTTTTGGAGTAAAAAAGAATCCAAGCAGCTTCTTAAGGAACAGTCAGCATTGAAGAAATTTTTAGCCGAATGGGAAGAATTAATTACACTCAGAGATGATATTGATGTATTGATTGAGCTTTATAAGGAAGGCTCTGAAGAGGTTGAGCCAGATCTTATAGAAGGAATAGAAAATCTTAAGAAAAAAGTAACTGATTTCGAACTCAAATTAATATTAAGTGGTGAGCATGATATAAATAATGCTATTGTGACAATTCATGCAGGTGCTGGTGGTACAGAAGCCTGTGATTGGGTATCAATGCTATTTAGGATGTACACCCGTTGGGTTGAAAGAAAAAAATATAAATACGAAATACTTGACATGCTACCTGGTGATGAAGCAGGAATTAAATCTATCACATTCAACGTAATAGGAGAATACAGTTACGGGTATCTTAAAGGTGAGTCCGGAGTTCACAGACTTGTTAGAATATCCCCTTTTGATTCAAACAATAGAAGGCATACATCTTTTGCCTCAGTGTTTGTTTTACCAGAAATTGAAGAAGATATAGAAATTGAAATCAATGAATCAGATTTAAAAATTGAAACTTTTAGGGCTAGTGGTGCAGGTGGGCAGCATGTAAACACTACAGATTCTGCTGTAAGAATTACTCACTTGCCAACTGGTATTGTAGTTACCTGTCAGAATGAAAGAAGTCAGCATAAAAATAAAGCCCATGCAATGAAGATTCTAAAGGCAAAGCTTTATGAATACGAAATGGAGAAGAGAAATAAAGAGAAAGAAAAGCTTGAAAGTAGCAAAACAGAAATAGGGTGGGGTAACCAGATAAGGTCTTATGTAATGCACCCATATAAAATGGTCAAAGACTTAAGAACAAGATACGAAACTGGTAATGTGGATGCAGTAATGGATGGAGATATAGATGATTTTATCAGGGAATATCTTCTTACGGAGGCGGGCATAACAAAAGATGTTGACAAAGATTAA
- the alr gene encoding alanine racemase: MLTKIKTLRPTYAYIDLENYKHNIEIAKKLSNSKIIAIVKADAYGHGAIKIAEFAYKQCGVTHFGVATIEEGINLRKKLNDAHIIILGYVDEKYYDEILANNLILTIYDYNFASSFNNYLISKNRVHPAALKIDTGMNRLGFNTDLNYFELSSTFSNIKFVLCMTHLSSSDTDREYTEFQINMFKDFLKREKINIPTSVLNSSAICLYKNDFDYTRPGIMTYGYVYPENSFGLKPVMKIFSKIVHVKELKRGDKVSYNQKFTADKKMKIGVVPIGYADGYFRNLSNRGFMYINGKRCNVVGSVCMDMTMIDISHLTENEITEEVEILGENVRADMLAELCDTISYEILCAISDRIPRVYSNDY, encoded by the coding sequence ATGTTGACAAAGATTAAAACTCTAAGACCCACTTATGCTTATATTGACCTTGAAAATTATAAACATAATATTGAAATAGCTAAAAAATTATCCAATTCAAAAATTATAGCAATTGTAAAAGCCGATGCCTACGGTCATGGTGCAATCAAGATTGCAGAGTTTGCATACAAGCAGTGTGGTGTTACACACTTTGGTGTAGCTACTATAGAAGAGGGAATAAATTTAAGAAAAAAGTTAAATGATGCTCATATCATTATTTTAGGTTATGTTGATGAAAAATATTATGACGAAATACTTGCTAACAACCTTATTCTTACAATCTATGACTATAATTTTGCATCAAGTTTTAACAATTATCTCATTTCAAAAAACCGAGTTCATCCTGCTGCTTTGAAAATCGACACAGGGATGAACAGGCTTGGGTTTAATACCGATCTAAATTATTTTGAATTATCAAGCACTTTTTCAAATATCAAATTTGTTTTGTGTATGACTCATCTATCTTCTTCAGATACAGACAGAGAATATACAGAGTTTCAAATTAACATGTTTAAGGACTTTTTAAAAAGAGAAAAAATAAATATCCCCACTTCGGTACTTAACTCTTCAGCAATCTGCCTTTACAAAAATGACTTTGATTACACAAGACCAGGCATAATGACTTACGGTTACGTGTATCCTGAAAACAGTTTTGGGTTGAAACCTGTGATGAAAATATTTTCAAAGATTGTTCATGTAAAAGAATTAAAACGAGGGGATAAAGTTAGTTATAATCAAAAGTTTACAGCAGATAAAAAGATGAAAATAGGTGTTGTCCCAATAGGTTATGCCGATGGTTATTTCAGAAACCTGAGCAACAGAGGGTTTATGTATATAAATGGAAAACGGTGTAATGTTGTAGGAAGTGTTTGCATGGATATGACAATGATAGATATCTCCCATCTTACTGAAAATGAAATAACTGAAGAAGTGGAAATATTAGGTGAAAATGTTAGGGCTGATATGTTAGCAGAGCTTTGTGATACAATAAGTTACGAAATATTATGTGCTATATCCGATAGAATACCAAGGGTTTATAGTAATGATTACTAA
- a CDS encoding MlaE family ABC transporter permease — protein MTNFFEIVGSPILKFIVGSGRLFLILIDTIRWMFVPPYRIKLLLKQMEFIGVNSLSVIILTGTFTGMVFSFQSYIGFHKFGAEYMVGTVVGLGMARELGPVLSSIMVAARAGSAIAAEIGTMRVTEQIDALYALAIEPVQYLIVPRVLAGVIVMPILNVIAVFCGIVGGYFVGVEVLGINKTLFLETMYKYVEFEDLYNGIIKATVFGLVLTLVGCYKGFYTTGGAEGVGKSTTESVVMSCVLILVFDYILTAFMF, from the coding sequence ATTACTAATTTTTTCGAAATCGTAGGCTCACCAATTTTAAAATTTATAGTAGGTTCAGGTAGATTATTTTTAATATTAATAGATACAATTAGATGGATGTTTGTTCCACCTTACAGAATTAAGCTGCTTTTAAAACAGATGGAATTTATTGGTGTAAATTCACTATCCGTCATTATACTTACAGGAACTTTTACTGGTATGGTCTTTTCTTTTCAAAGTTACATTGGGTTTCATAAATTTGGTGCAGAATATATGGTAGGAACTGTAGTCGGATTAGGAATGGCTAGGGAATTGGGGCCCGTTTTGAGCTCAATTATGGTGGCAGCAAGAGCTGGTTCTGCCATTGCTGCTGAAATTGGGACAATGAGAGTTACAGAACAGATTGATGCCTTATACGCATTAGCTATAGAACCGGTTCAATATCTTATCGTTCCAAGGGTTTTAGCTGGAGTAATTGTAATGCCTATTTTGAATGTAATAGCTGTATTTTGTGGTATAGTGGGCGGCTATTTTGTTGGTGTAGAGGTACTTGGAATAAACAAAACTCTATTTTTAGAAACTATGTACAAATATGTCGAATTTGAAGATTTATACAATGGTATTATAAAAGCTACTGTTTTTGGATTAGTTTTGACACTCGTAGGATGTTATAAAGGTTTTTATACCACAGGTGGGGCAGAAGGAGTAGGAAAGTCAACAACAGAATCGGTTGTAATGTCCTGCGTTTTGATATTAGTATTTGATTATATCTTAACGGCATTTATGTTTTAG
- a CDS encoding ABC transporter ATP-binding protein: MEAAIEIIDLHKSFGKHKVHKGINLKIIKNTITCIIGPSGTGKSVLLKQMMGLIKPDSGKVIVCGKDLSTLSKKELLEIRKKFGMLFQNSALFDSMNVYENVAFPLREHTKLKEKEIRKIVLEKLALVGLKDVEYKMPSELSGGMRKRVGLARAIALEPEIILYDEPTTGLDPIMTDIVDTLVYETQKKLNVTSVVISHDIDSTFKIADYIAMIYDGRIVMYGTPEDFKTTDNPYVVQFLSGSKDGPIKIG, encoded by the coding sequence ATGGAAGCTGCTATTGAGATAATTGACCTACATAAAAGTTTTGGAAAACATAAGGTACATAAAGGTATAAACCTAAAAATTATAAAAAATACTATTACATGTATAATCGGGCCTTCTGGTACCGGCAAAAGTGTTTTGCTGAAGCAGATGATGGGGCTTATTAAGCCAGATAGTGGAAAAGTAATAGTTTGCGGTAAGGATTTATCTACGCTTAGTAAAAAAGAATTATTAGAAATTAGAAAAAAATTTGGAATGCTTTTCCAAAATTCTGCTTTATTTGATTCTATGAATGTATATGAAAATGTGGCATTCCCCTTGAGAGAACATACCAAGCTTAAAGAAAAAGAAATAAGGAAGATTGTTTTGGAAAAGTTGGCTCTTGTGGGATTGAAAGATGTAGAATATAAAATGCCTTCTGAATTATCAGGTGGTATGAGAAAAAGGGTAGGATTAGCAAGAGCAATTGCTCTTGAGCCTGAAATAATCCTCTATGATGAACCTACCACGGGACTTGACCCTATAATGACAGATATAGTGGATACTCTGGTATATGAAACGCAGAAAAAGCTAAATGTTACATCGGTGGTAATTTCTCATGATATTGATTCCACTTTTAAAATTGCTGATTATATTGCTATGATTTATGATGGAAGAATAGTGATGTATGGGACACCAGAGGACTTTAAGACAACTGATAACCCTTATGTGGTGCAATTCTTGAGTGGCTCTAAAGATGGACCTATAAAAATTGGATAG
- a CDS encoding MlaD family protein — protein sequence MRFSLEAKVGVFVVIGLLLLGYMTTKVGDIRWGKKQGYEVTVYINDASGLVKDAIVKYRGVEVGKVESIELVGDRVEVKVLIDNKYQIPNNVVAIIRSTGFLGEKYLELSVTKEKDTGFLVAGSQIDKYKTTVDLDQLQNKLADIADDIKAITESLREVLASDSGKTDMKLTLQNIRYSTEYIREMLEENQKRINQIVKNVETITTSLKEITLSNQQNVNDLIANLKEVSETLRVQTPQIATKLNNITTNIDDLVGDSKGDLRETISNIKVVTTKLEKTVDNLNEITDKINKGKGTIGTLINDNETAQDVKEALKGLRKLVNAYDRFKFYLSFSGERMWDTGETKGYFHLRIQPRKNKYYLLGIATSTGGRAFTTETDYTFSGDVPYYVDGNTGATSSSYSVTETKKEKDSLTFIAQYVQRFYDQLDLRIGLMESEFGVGADYFPLKNNKLQLSFDAYDFSDSSVDRKPHLKAKLQYNFTKNLFLNVGYDDFLNDESRSAFVGGGIIFLDEDLKYLFGSKVPIPTK from the coding sequence ATGCGCTTTTCATTAGAAGCAAAAGTTGGTGTTTTTGTGGTAATAGGACTTTTACTGCTTGGTTATATGACCACAAAAGTGGGTGATATAAGATGGGGTAAAAAACAGGGGTATGAAGTGACTGTATACATAAATGATGCAAGTGGACTTGTAAAAGATGCAATTGTAAAATATCGTGGTGTGGAAGTAGGGAAAGTGGAAAGTATTGAACTTGTGGGAGACAGGGTAGAAGTAAAAGTGTTGATAGATAATAAATATCAAATCCCAAATAATGTAGTAGCAATTATAAGATCAACCGGATTCCTAGGTGAAAAATATCTTGAACTTAGCGTCACAAAGGAAAAAGATACAGGTTTTCTTGTTGCTGGCAGTCAGATTGATAAATACAAAACCACTGTTGATCTTGACCAGCTTCAAAATAAACTTGCAGATATTGCTGATGATATAAAAGCTATTACTGAATCTCTGAGAGAGGTGTTGGCTTCTGATAGCGGAAAAACTGATATGAAACTGACCCTGCAAAATATACGTTATTCTACTGAGTATATCAGAGAAATGCTTGAAGAAAACCAAAAACGTATCAATCAGATTGTCAAAAATGTTGAGACCATCACTACATCATTAAAAGAAATAACTTTAAGCAATCAACAAAATGTGAATGATTTGATTGCCAATTTAAAGGAAGTATCTGAAACATTGAGGGTACAAACTCCTCAAATTGCTACAAAACTTAACAATATAACTACCAATATAGATGACCTTGTGGGAGATTCAAAAGGAGATTTGCGCGAAACAATTTCTAATATAAAGGTTGTTACTACAAAACTGGAAAAAACGGTTGATAACCTAAATGAAATTACCGATAAAATAAATAAAGGAAAAGGAACTATTGGAACACTTATAAATGATAATGAAACAGCTCAAGATGTCAAAGAGGCATTAAAAGGGTTGAGAAAACTTGTTAATGCTTATGATAGATTTAAATTTTACTTATCTTTTAGTGGTGAAAGAATGTGGGATACGGGAGAAACTAAGGGTTATTTCCATTTAAGAATTCAGCCACGTAAAAACAAATACTATCTTTTGGGTATTGCCACAAGCACAGGGGGTAGGGCATTTACCACGGAAACTGATTATACATTTTCTGGTGATGTGCCTTATTATGTGGATGGCAATACAGGTGCTACTAGCAGTAGTTACTCAGTAACAGAGACAAAGAAAGAAAAGGATTCACTTACTTTCATAGCTCAGTACGTACAAAGGTTTTATGATCAGCTCGATTTAAGAATAGGTCTTATGGAGTCGGAATTTGGCGTAGGTGCCGATTATTTTCCATTAAAAAATAATAAGTTACAGCTCAGTTTTGATGCTTATGATTTCTCTGATAGTTCTGTAGATAGAAAACCTCATTTAAAGGCAAAATTACAGTATAATTTTACTAAGAATCTATTTTTAAATGTTGGTTATGATGACTTTCTAAATGATGAATCGAGAAGTGCTTTCGTTGGTGGCGGAATCATATTCCTTGATGAAGATTTAAAATATCTTTTCGGCAGCAAAGTGCCAATACCTACAAAATAA
- a CDS encoding MoaD/ThiS family protein, with translation MIKVKAYADLTKYITKEQGKFETNFNNKGKEFTVEEIINYYGIPREKIQIILVNGLHSDVKTVVKDGDTVVFFSPVGGG, from the coding sequence ATGATAAAGGTTAAAGCTTATGCAGACTTAACAAAGTATATTACAAAGGAACAGGGTAAATTTGAGACAAATTTTAATAACAAAGGTAAGGAATTTACTGTGGAAGAGATAATTAATTATTACGGTATCCCAAGGGAAAAGATACAGATTATTCTGGTTAATGGGCTTCATTCTGATGTAAAAACAGTAGTGAAGGATGGTGATACTGTAGTTTTCTTTTCACCTGTGGGGGGCGGATGA